The DNA segment aatttatatttaaatggatactgtataaatttaacttttttaatagcTTCGTTTGTATAATAGCTAGCTTATACGGCTGTAGATTTAGTAGTCCTAGGTTCAAATTTAAGTTAGGGAAAATTCAAAAAAGagtacacatttttatttacgagTACACCTGCGCATAATATCTTCTGCGAATAGGCTAGTCTCCGTTGAGAATGTCGTCAAACGTCATTGTTGAAGTCGGTGAGGAAGACATCATATTGTTAAACTAACATATATTTACTAcatgttaaatgttttttttactgacCTATCTCAGAAAAACGATATGATTCATGTTAAAACAAGTTAAAATAGCTAAACAATAACAGCATCAAAATATATAGATGATATTCACTGCGtgcaataaaagtaaattttatatcatgttAAAATGATGGTTGAAATGTCTTATGGATGACTTGAAATACCTCAACGACAttctaaaaatgttatatgaatTCTGCTTAATGAAATTAAGCAGGACTTAAAAACGTAAGTAATTTATTTCCATTTAAATTATgacgataattattatttgtataaactgAGATACTAATAAAATGTAGGTTTATATACTATTTCTCTGGTACCAATATTTGACGTgacgaaataataaatactaaattattatattaatattttcacacATGGAATGGTCAATGGATAATTTAGTAATTCATAAAATTACCATCGCTATAAGTTTACAAAtccgattttatttaaatgttgtttaggggGGTGGTTAGTTAGTAGTTACACAATTATGCGTCTTCATCTTTCGAATTTCATCAATCAATGATGTTAGAGAGAGAGATAAGTATTTCACTAAATACCcgctgaaataataatataaacataagtaAGGCGGATCATTCTTACGTAAAATTTAATCAAGTGGTCGTTAAAAGCGTttcacataataataaacacactaTTACACACTAAGACaaaagttacaataaaaaaataataataaatggtacAAATAAACCCTTTTCGCTCAAGAGTGATCTCTTTCACCTTCGGACAGTTGTACAAGTGTTTATATACAacatacaagaaaaataaattgctgTATACATATTTTGCATAGCTTAAACtgcattttatacaaataaataaattaaatttaagaaatataaatgattatattgcCTACCAGAGCATCAGATCCATGGCCTCCCAATGAAGTAGGGAATCTTACGTCTTTGACGTCGATTTGTACGATTTTAAGTCCATCACTCTTTGGAAGtggcatatttatttttatgtactatGTATAAAAGTCGTGCGACCGGTTACGAGGTTACACtgataatgaataaaatgaagCGAGTCTTGTCATTACCTAATATACTCATATAcgtttgtttttcttatattatttcaaacgtTATTTACTTCTTACTCGTtagtttaaattactaaaatgtaaattttctattttttatcataacataatttttacccacaaaattttgtatttcgaTGTAAGATTGTATAGTTCCTATACGGATAAACCCATTTTGATATAGTTTCTTTTGTTTCAAAGGTATTTTGACTGTATACTGCcactaaaattacaataaaaaatacaaaaacgttaaaatactttaattaaaatattatccaaaatacattttcttattcatatttcattttaaatgactagctaagtaataagtaaatatgtattttactttttattcagTTATTAAAATTccttatataagtatataaattttgatttaatatcaaaaattgaaattttactattttattaataacctatAAGAaatgttcaaaatttaaaaacaatatcaaaaactTCATTAACTTTGATTGTTTACTTATCAATTATAAAGTTATCACAATAGCGAAGTTAAGCaccaaaaaaacttaaatataaacattttaatgtaatatttaattgagcgcatttgctttaattttatctGGAATGGATGGTATATCTGTTTAAGAATAATAGACTTATGTAGAATTCAACTTATTATCACGAAACATATTGATATCTTGCAATTATTAAATGCAGCACATGTACATGTAGTACTATCTCAAAtagttatatagaaaaaaaatctcaaaaagATAACTAATCTCtttatactattaattaatagtatGATCCAGCTTTCCTTTATCACTTGTCTTTCTTGTATATGGCTGCCAACTCTTTGACAATTAGTCGTTCTCCTCCTTCCCACAAAACATTTGCCAATTTGCCTAGAGTACCATCATCGTCGTTCCTTATCCAATCCAATAGAAGCCTATATCTTGCCTGGAAAGTATACAGAaatatttaaccttttttttataaaatatatatttttggtgattacaaaaacttgtttaaataaatgGATTTCGGGAAAGATCTCAATAAAGATCGCTTTCTATGATAAACTAAGAAACCATAAATAAAATCCAGCTCGAAGGACCAAGTGTTGCAACcctatttttattctaataacaTGTACAAAGAAAGCCCATTTTTAAAAAAGCATGctgtttataaaatatgcataatattatGGTAACATCAATAAAAATTTCAACAGCTATTTAGTACTTGAATTTAAGTCGAATTAAAGCTCCTTATAACTTCCTAAATGTGAATTCCCAATTGAAGtcttaatagtattatatactattcAAGCTCAATTGCCCAGGATTTATTCTGCAAACATACTACATCTTTTGCATGGAACAGAGCTTATTTATAACCTTTGTTATACTTACTTCAGCAACTCCATGTTTTGCCATGTCAATTTCAGCAGTTTCTATCTGCCCTTGTTTGTAACCAAGTCTTCTGAAGAAACTGTGCCAGTTTTTACCAAGATTCTTTGATATTAAATCTATGTACTCATGTTCaggctaaaaaaatatacttattacaagtaaaattaaaataaggtaataaaacatattcttaatatatatggggatttattttaatgcttttttatgaaataaatatcctTCTAACAAGCTATTATTAGGGATTtattctaaacaaaaaaaaactatgttgaagcttgtatattttataaagtaaaaactgATTAAAGTATGGACttgatttgtttaattattttttcttattgatataaaaactttaagcaGTTTCCTGATAACTTGTATAGTGCTAGCAATTGGGCCCATTGTATTActctataatattttgatttacaattaaaaaatagagaATTTTTGTAATACTATCAACAAAGACATTTCAATAAAGGTTTTACCTCAGCAAAGAAAAACAGTGTGTACATTTTCGGCACAATTGAAAGCAAAACCGTAAGTggttgaataataaattgatcGAGAATTCAAGTGAACTAGAATAAGAATTGTAAAGTAATAAAGCCCTTTTtctgaaaaaaacaaatataagctACAGTTCTAAAGGATGCCTGTAGTCTTAGTAGGCCTCTCGGCATTAGCCTCCTCTAGCATTTTCCATTGTTTTCATGCAACCCATCTCCAATTTAAATCTACTGTTATCCTAATATCATCTTCCTATGTCATATAATGtctattactttttgttttaactaCAATAACTACAATAGTGCtgtttttttatgtgttatttatatCAGTTCATTTGTATTCATACATCATTGCACTTTCACACATTCATACAAATTTTCCATCTTAAAACAATTATGCTTAATGATTTTTCACGAGAATGACTTAAGGAAAGCACATGATGtagaaaagttatataaaatacctaaaaaaataggttttaattattaaacatacctTGTGTTTGGTCtctaatagtaatattatgtcTTTAGTTTTTTCAATAGGCTCTTCATCATCAGATTCGGATTTTGGTGTCTTTGGCTTGCCAGGGTTACCATGGACTGGTCCCATGTAGTATACAAACTCATTACCACAACGCACATTTCTGGAGTTTACAATGTTAATGACATTGCCACTCGCTAAGaatcattgtattaaaaattattagaaacatattatttaaataagtatacttattaattatttatttattagaagtaatttacagttattaaatcattatatttacattttagaaCAAAATACTATAGTTGATCAAAATCACACAGATATTACAGGAATACTTTGGTCTAAGCAATAAGttgaatataaagttataatttatttataattatgaagttTATAACTTTTGACAATTATGGCCGATAATGTTACCTTGAGTATTCACATTGCTGCTTGCATTGCTGCTTCGTCTGTCGTCTTCGTCAACAAACTCAGTATTTTCAGGAGATGGTTCAGAAAAAGACTTTTGATACTTtggtttcttttttttcttttttcgatCGTCTTGTTCCACAAATATTTCTTCCTGGTTAGTATAATCGACATTTTCATTATGTGCCTCTGTCTCTGTTGTATCACTTAAACCACTATTGCTATTTCTCGGTGGACGAGGTATCGCATCGGATTTAAGATTTCgaaacatttcaataatttttgcACTAAATTTGCTTGTCATTTTTTAAGTCTTTGTTTAGTCAGaccttttagtaaataatacctAACGAAGGATAATAAAAATCCCAGCAGTGACGCAAGTTGAACtctttgctatatatatatatgcaatttgTAAGTTGTCAAGAATGTCAAAATTGACAAATTCAATTGCATAGAATGCGAATAAGTGTGAAGTGTAAACAAAGAGTAGGGTGACagatcaaattatataaactgtAAAGACTGTCATTAGACAGTCAAAATTTTAAGCTAGTACGAAAAAgaggtatttatatttatatttagtagcattcttacttattagtaattaatgcACTAATTCGTTGATCTGGGTTTTTTGGCATAGactaatcaaatcaaataaacttTAAGCGATAGGTAGTATGGTCTTTCtgtattttacaaaaacttaCTGTGTtcgaaatatagtttattttattatattacaaaatcggttcagcggtttagccgttaaagcgtaacagatagataAAGAAGCAAAATAATGCCGGATTAGTCGGATAGTTGCATATCCGTTTCATCTCTAACAAATACTATGAAGATATAGAATTTAGTACAGGAGAGGGAAGTGTTGTTGGGTAAGATTGTTTAAATCTATGGAAATAATCAGTTCTTAGTCTGAccgttttataatatgattgacGCTTACTATTTTGACGTACTAAAAACGCGGCAGCGGTCAAACGCCGGTGCAGCTCCAGTTTCATGTACAGGAACCCTTACGCGATTCACCACGCATGTAAGAAGTTACGCATACTAGTTGatgtaaaatacatacacaataatattaaaaattcgatGTACTTCATTTACAATGTCGCGTACTTTACTTAAGTAggcatttttaagttttaagtcCTACGAACATTCATCGATGTaagcaaatttatattttgcggTTTGACTTTGCATTTATCTATTGGCGGTGGCTGACGAGATAAACTGGCTAAATTTAAGTTCTTTACTCTTTATTTCACTTAGAATTCGAAGTTTAATTTTAGGAAGGACATTTGGTTTTTTTaatcgtctgtgtaggtacctattgatttaaattttatatagctaTTAAATATCGTTTCTTGAAAGGATACcaaaactttgaaaaaaaataagatgatTTTACTTGAATGCCAAACAAAAGCTATACTGTTTTTATGAGTATAGATGAATATTCCAACGTCCTTCGTGTGAATCTAGCCTTTTTTGAATGTTTTGatatatatgaatgaatttacaaatatatagttatattataaatagatatcgATATTAATGTTAACAATACATCATTGTTAACATTAATGATAACTTGATGATGATAACTTTCAgctgataaaatatttgttcctcaaaaatgagtaaaattaaaactatatattcgTACATTTCTGGATTAGCAAATCATAAACAACAACATCTGTTAAACATCCGATTATAAGTTTTAATCACGTGACgtcttttaacaatatatatactagATATGTACATCACTGTCATACCTATCGTTGCAAACAGCAGCATTATCTTTATGTGCTCGATAAGCGATAaacaatcaaaaaataatatatttaataaaagtgcgGAGGGCCAACACCATTTCATTTGTTCATATCcctaatatttaagtatgtagcacgttacattaattataattaaacagttGATTTTCATCTTTATGCGCATTTTATTGCatttgtttagcgggtgattagttaaacagtgctgtgtcttcttctttcgtatgttaaatcaataaagACAGAGAAAGATAAATCAGGgcttaactaaacagtcgctgaGGACAGTCGCGAAGGAACTAAGCCCAATGAAGTTTAataaacgtatttaaatata comes from the Nymphalis io chromosome 1, ilAglIoxx1.1, whole genome shotgun sequence genome and includes:
- the LOC126769795 gene encoding uncharacterized protein LOC126769795; protein product: MTSKFSAKIIEMFRNLKSDAIPRPPRNSNSGLSDTTETEAHNENVDYTNQEEIFVEQDDRKKKKKKPKYQKSFSEPSPENTEFVDEDDRRSSNASSNVNTQASGNVINIVNSRNVRCGNEFVYYMGPVHGNPGKPKTPKSESDDEEPIEKTKDIILLLETKHKPEHEYIDLISKNLGKNWHSFFRRLGYKQGQIETAEIDMAKHGVAEARYRLLLDWIRNDDDGTLGKLANVLWEGGERLIVKELAAIYKKDK